GGCATTCCTTGGCCGGTTGGTGTTGTGGTGACAGGGCTGGCCGCAGGGCGTGCGGGCGGTTGGCGTCTGGGGCTTCTGGCGGCAGCGATGATGCTGTTCATTGCGGCGACAGGCCTGTGGAACAAGGCGATGATCACCATCTACCTGACCTCGGTTGCGGTGCTTCTGGCCAGCGTTATCGGCATTCCCTTGGGCATCTGGGCGGGCCAGAACGCGCGGGCCAACTCGGTCATCGGGGCGATCATCGACACCCTGCAAACCCTGCCCAGTTTTGTCTACCTGATCCCGGTGATCATGTTGTTCCGGGTCGGCGATTTTTCCGCGCTCATTGCCATTGTCCTATATGCGCTGGCCCCCGCCGTGCGCTACGCCGCCCATGGCATCCGCAGCATTGACCCCGAACTGATCGAGGCGGGCAAGGTTGCCGGCTGCACCAATTGGCAATTGCTGCGCCGGATCAAACTGCCACTGGCTGCGCCGTCGCTTTTGCTGGGGCTGAACCAGACCATCATGCTGGCCCTGTCAATGCTGGTGATTACCGCGCTCGTCGGCACCCGTGATCTGGGCCAGGAGGTCTATATCGCGCTGACCAAGGCCAATGTCGGCAAGGGGATCGTCGCAGGACTTGGCGTTGCCTTCCTTGCGATCATTGCAGACCGGGTGGTCAACGCGCTGGCGCGTCAATCACGCGAAAGGTTGGGATTGGAATGACTGTATCTGCCGAACTTTTGGCTCGGGTGGGCGCTCTGCCCTGCTTTGATGCTCCGCAAAATATCGAGGCGTTGGGCGGCGGGATCACCAACGTGAACCTCACGGTCGAGGATCAGGGGCGCAAGTTCGTGGTCCGGCTGGGCGATGACATTCTGGAACACGGGGTCATGCGTTGGAACGAGCTGTCGATTGCACGGGCCGCCGCGCAGGCGGGGGTGTCGCCAGCGGTCCATCACTTTGAACAAGGGGTGATGGTGCTGGAATTTGTTGATGCCGCGCCGCTCGCCGCAGAAGACCTGCATGATCCGGCGCTGTTGGTGGACGTGACCAAAATGATCCGCGCCATGCATCGCGATGTTGAGGCACAGGTCACAGGGCCGGTTTTGTCGTTCCATGTGTTTCACATCCTGCGCAGCTATGCTGCGTTTCTGGAAGCCAACGGATCATCCCACCGGCCCCTTCTGCCGGATTTGATGGCGCAGGCCGATCAACTGCAGGCGGCGGTCGGCAAGATCGATCTGGTGCTGGGCCACAATGATCTGTTGCCCGCCAATATTCTGCGCGGTGCGGACCGGCTTTGGCTGATTGACTGGGAATATGGCGGGTTCAACACGCCCCTGTTTGATCTGGGCGGTCTGGCCACCAACGCGGGGCTGGAGCCGGAGGCAGAGGCGCTGATGCTGCGCAGCTACTTTGACGCCGCGCCCGATGCCGATCTGATGCGGCGCTATGGTGCGATGAAATGCGCCTCCCTGCTGCGCGAAACCATGTGGAGCATGGTGTCCGAAATCACCTCAGCGCTGGAGTTCGACTATGCCAGCTATTCCAAAGAAAACCTGTCCAATTACCGACAGGCCTATGCCACCCAATTCCCTGCAAGAGGCCAATCATGAGTGACTTTCCAAAAACGGCGCAGGCCGTCATCGTTGGCGGCGGCATTGTCGGCTGTTCCACGGCGTATCATCTGGCCAAGCTTGGCTGGGAGGTGGTTCTGCTGGAACGCAAAAAGCTGACCTCCGGCACCACATTTCACGCGGCGGGCCTTGTCGGTCAGTTGCGCTCCAGCGCGAATATCACCCAGTTGCTGGGCTATTCGGTGGATCTGTACAAAACGCTGGAGGCCGAAACCGGCCTTGGCACCGGCTGGAAGATGAACGGCGGTTTGCGGCTGGCCTGTAACGAGGAACGCTGGACCGAGGTCAAGCGGCAGGCGACCACCGCGCATTCCTTTGGTCTGGACATGCAGCTTCTGACCGCGAAAGAGGCGCAGGATCTGTGGCCGTTGATGCAGGTCGATGACGTGATCGGCGCGGCCTACCTGCCCACGGACGGGCAGGCCAACCCGTCCGACATCACCCAAGCCTTGGCAAAAGGCGCCCGGATGGCCGGTGCGCGGATCTTTGAAGACACCAAGGTTTTGTCCGTGGATGTTGAAGGCGGCGTGATCAAAGGCGTCGAGACCGACAAGGGCCGGATCGACACGCCCATTGTGATCGCCTGTGCCGGGCAATGGACCCGCACCTTTGCCAAATCGGTGGGGGTCAATGTGCCGCTGGTACCGATGGAGCATCAATACATGGTCACCGAACGGATCGAGGGAGTGACGCCCGATCTGCCAACCCTGCGTGATCCGGACCGCTTGACCTACTACAAGGAAGACGTCGGCGGATTGGTCATGGGCGGTTATGAGCCGAACCCGAAACCATGGGCCGTGGACGGCATTCCCAAGGATTTCCATTATACCCTGCTCGACAGTGATTTTGACCATTTTGAGCAGATGATTGAATTGTCATTGGGCCGGGTGCCCGCCCTGCAAACCGCAGGGGTCAAGCAACTGGTGAACGGGCCGGAAAGCTTTACCCCAGATGGCAACTTCATTCTGGGCGAAGCGCCGGAGCTGAAAAATTTCTTCGTTGGCGCTGGCTTCAACGCCTACGGCATTGCCGCCGGTGGTGGCGCGGGCATGGCCCTGGCCGAATGGGTCGCCAAGGGCGAGCCGCCCTATGATCTGTGGCCCGTGGACATCCGCCGCTTTGGTCGCCCGCATTTTGACGACGATTGGATCCGCACCCGCACGGTTGAGGCCTATGGCAAACACTACACAATGGCATGGCCGTCCGAAGAACATGACAGTGGACGCCCTTGCCGCAAATCCCCGCTCTATGAACATCTCAAGGCCAAGGGTGCGGTGTTTGGCGAAAAGCTGGGTTGGGAACGGCCCAACTGGTTTGCCGATACTGCGGCAGGCGAGGCGCAGAAAGACATCTACAGTTTCCAGCGCCCCAATTGGCATGATGCGGTGGGCCGCGAACACAAGGCAGCCCGAGAGGCAGCGGTGCTGTTTGACCAAACCTCCTTTGCCAAGTTCACCCTCAAAGGCCCCGACGCAGAGGCGGCTTTGGGCTGGATCGCGGCGAACAACGTGGCGCGTCCGGTTGGATCGCTGATCTACACACAAATGCTGAACGATCGCGGCGGGATCGAATGTGACCTGACAGTGGTGCGCATGGCGCAGGATGAATATTACATCGTCACCGGCACCGGTTATGCCACCCATGACTTTGACTGGATTTCGCGCAACATTCCTGCGGGCATGAACGCGCAGCTGTTCGATATCACCTCATCCAATGCTGTTCTGTCTCTGATGGGGCCAAGGGCGCGGGATATCCTTGCGGCGGTCACCCGCGATGATGTCAGCAACGATGCGTTCCGCTTTGGCACGGCCAAGACAATCGGCATAGCGGGATGTCCGGTGAATGCCCTGCGTGTGACATATGTCGGTGAGCTGGGGTGGGAGCTGCATCTGCCTGTTGAATATGCCACCACGGTTTATGAGGCATTGCATAAGGCGGGCGCGGAACACGGCCTTGTCGATGCAGGCTACCGCGCGATTGAAACCCTGCGGTTGGAAAAAGGCTACCGCGCATGGCCGTCCGACATTGGTCCTGATCACACACCGGACGAGGCCGGTCTGGGTTGGGCGGTAAAGATGAAACAGAATATCGATTTCAAAGGCCGCGCGGCGATTGAGGCGCAGCGGGCCGGACAGTTGCGCAAGATCCTCACGACCTTCACCACCGATCCCGATGTGATCCTGTCTGGCCGCGAGACGATCTATCGCGACGGCGTGCGGGTCGGCTATCTCAGCTCAGGCGGCTTTGGGCATCACGTGAACAAATCCATTGGCATGGGCTACGTGCGCATGGATGGCGGTTTGACGGCCGAAGATGTGATGGCCGGAGACTATGAGCTGGAGGTGGCCACAGAACGTGTCAAAGCCGAAGTCAGCCTAGCGCCGCTTTATGATCCCAGAATGGAGCGTGTCAAAGCATGACATCGGTTCGCGCCCTTTGAAGGTGGGCGCGATCCGAAAAAGGGGCATGTCGCACGGGTTGGTCACCCGCGCGGATGCCCCTTTTTCACGGCAGGTTCTCTGCCACGTGAATGTTGATCGGGCTGGGGATGAATGCGGGAAGCTCATCGGCCAAAACCGCGCGAATTGCCTTGCGACCCATATCAACGGTGTCATGAGAGATCACAAACCGGAAAAGCCCGCTGTGCAGGGCTTCGCGGCTGAAGGGTGTCACCTCATGCCCGATGATCACCGGCGCGGGGTCAAACGATTGCGCAAATGCGGCCAGGCCACCGGGCTGGCTGCCACCGGCGATATAGATACCGGCCAGATCGGGGTGGGCCTGAGCGAGATCTTCCATAATGGTCGCCGACCGCGTGGGGTCTTGGCCAAAAGGCGGCGTGGTCGTCACGGCTTGGCCCGGGCGCAACGCAGCGCAGATCTGCCCAAACCCCGCCTGCCGGTCCAGAAAGTGCCGAAACTGGAAGTTGCTGAGCATGACCGCAAGAGTGCCTGTCCTGTCGCCAAGCGCGCCCAGCATCAGCCGCCCTGCGGTGCGTCCCGCCGCAAGGTTGTCTTGACCGATATAAGCGGTGCGTTTGGCGCGGGGCGTATCAGATACAAAGGTCAGCACTTTGATGCCGCGCCTTTGCAGCGCCTCAAGGGCGGCTTCAACCTCGGGCGCTTCGACGCCCACGGCAATTACGGCGGCAATATCCGATTTCACCCGGCGCAACTGGCCCGACAGGGTATCGGGATCATAGGGATCAAATTCGCGGAAACGGATGGTCAGATTGGTGTATTTGAACAGGTCAATCGCGGCCTCAAGACCATCGCGCAGCACCTTGAAAAACGGGTTAGGCCCGACGGGCACAAAAACCTCGACCCCCGCAGGCTGCGCGGCCACGCGCGAGGTCAGGACATCCGGGGCATACCCCAATTCCTTAAGCGCGGCCTCGACCTTGGATTTGGTGCTGGATTTGACACCGGGCCTTGCATTGAGAACCCGGTCGATGGTTGCACGGGACAATCCCGTCAGCCTGATAACGTCCCCGATGCGAGCGCGTTTTCTGGTCACAACGATCCTTTGCAGCCGGTGCGATACAATGCAGAGTAGACGTGCACAGCTTCTGCTTGCAGGTTCTGATTGCCCTTTCAAACTACCATGGATTGAACAAATTGCGAGTGTCATATTTTTGAGGCAATTGTTTCATGTTTTTGACGTAATCCATTCTTTTCCTTGCGAAAAGTTTTTTACCTCCGTAGACAGTGCATACTTGAATTCGGAAAGGAAAATGTGATGGTGACCCGCAAGCCGGACGATCCGGCGGATGAGGTGCCTTCGGTCGTAGATCTGATTGCATTCAAATCGCAACGCATTTCCCTCTACAGCCACGCGCTTGAGGCGCAGCGTCAGGCGACCGCCGACAACAATGGCGATCCGGAGACAAAGTTTCATCCGCTGCTCTCTACCGAAGGCTTGATGCTGGCGTCGAAACTGATCGAAGATGTTGCCTATTCCTTTGCGACGCGGATTCCCGAACAGGAGGTCATTGGCCTGTTGTCGCTTTCTGCCAAGATCGAACGGGAGATGCACCGGCTTGATGGTCTGGATTTGAGCCAGCGGTAGGATCACGAGGCCATGGTTGCATCCCTATGATTTTGGCTGATGATGGCGCTGGCCGTTCCCAGATTTCAAAGGCACATCATGAATTCCAAAAATCACCACAAAGGTAAACTGTTGTCCTCGCGCATCGAAGGGTTGCGTGATCTTGCGCCCCAAGATCGCTTGAACCGGGTGGGAGCAGCAGCCGGATTGGGGGCAGCGGACATCGAGGCATTGTCCGGGGCAGGGGCGCTTGATCCCGGTACGGCGGATGCAATGATCGAGAATGTGATCGGGGCATTCGAACTGCCCATGGGCGTGGCGACTAATTTTATCGTGAACGGCCGCGAAGTTCTGGTGCCAATGGCGGTGGAAGAGCCGTCTGTGGTGGCTGCGGCCTCCCATATGGCCAAGATCGCCCGATCCTGCGGCGGCTTTACCGTTCAGAGCACCGCGCCGATCATGCGGGCGCAAATCCAGATCCTTGAACTGGGTGACGTTGCAAAGGCTCGTGCGCAGCTTCTGTCGCAGGAGGCGGCACTGGTGGCGCAGGCCAATGCCTGCGATCCGGTGCTGGTGGAATTGGGCGGCGGATGCCGGGGCATTGAGGTGCATATCTTTGAAACCTCGCCCATCGGCCCGATGGCGGTGCTGCACCTGCTGGTTGATGTGCGTGATGCGATGGGGGCAAATGCTGTCAACTCGATGGCGGAAACCCTTGCGCCGATGGTCGAAGAGATCACCGGCGGCAAGGTGCGGCTGCGTATATTGTCCAACCTTGCCGACAAACGGCTGGTCAATGCGCGGGTAGAACTGCCTTTTGCAGCCTTGGACACCAAGACGCTGAATGGGCGCGATGTGGCGCAGGGCATTGTGGAGGCCTGCACGCTGGCACTGATCGACCCCTACCGCGCGGCGACCCACAACAAGGGGATCATGAACGGCATTGATCCGGTGGTTCTGGCAACCGGCAATGACTGGCGAGCGATCGAGGC
This window of the Sulfitobacter mediterraneus genome carries:
- a CDS encoding phosphotransferase, producing MTVSAELLARVGALPCFDAPQNIEALGGGITNVNLTVEDQGRKFVVRLGDDILEHGVMRWNELSIARAAAQAGVSPAVHHFEQGVMVLEFVDAAPLAAEDLHDPALLVDVTKMIRAMHRDVEAQVTGPVLSFHVFHILRSYAAFLEANGSSHRPLLPDLMAQADQLQAAVGKIDLVLGHNDLLPANILRGADRLWLIDWEYGGFNTPLFDLGGLATNAGLEPEAEALMLRSYFDAAPDADLMRRYGAMKCASLLRETMWSMVSEITSALEFDYASYSKENLSNYRQAYATQFPARGQS
- a CDS encoding GcvT family protein — translated: MSDFPKTAQAVIVGGGIVGCSTAYHLAKLGWEVVLLERKKLTSGTTFHAAGLVGQLRSSANITQLLGYSVDLYKTLEAETGLGTGWKMNGGLRLACNEERWTEVKRQATTAHSFGLDMQLLTAKEAQDLWPLMQVDDVIGAAYLPTDGQANPSDITQALAKGARMAGARIFEDTKVLSVDVEGGVIKGVETDKGRIDTPIVIACAGQWTRTFAKSVGVNVPLVPMEHQYMVTERIEGVTPDLPTLRDPDRLTYYKEDVGGLVMGGYEPNPKPWAVDGIPKDFHYTLLDSDFDHFEQMIELSLGRVPALQTAGVKQLVNGPESFTPDGNFILGEAPELKNFFVGAGFNAYGIAAGGGAGMALAEWVAKGEPPYDLWPVDIRRFGRPHFDDDWIRTRTVEAYGKHYTMAWPSEEHDSGRPCRKSPLYEHLKAKGAVFGEKLGWERPNWFADTAAGEAQKDIYSFQRPNWHDAVGREHKAAREAAVLFDQTSFAKFTLKGPDAEAALGWIAANNVARPVGSLIYTQMLNDRGGIECDLTVVRMAQDEYYIVTGTGYATHDFDWISRNIPAGMNAQLFDITSSNAVLSLMGPRARDILAAVTRDDVSNDAFRFGTAKTIGIAGCPVNALRVTYVGELGWELHLPVEYATTVYEALHKAGAEHGLVDAGYRAIETLRLEKGYRAWPSDIGPDHTPDEAGLGWAVKMKQNIDFKGRAAIEAQRAGQLRKILTTFTTDPDVILSGRETIYRDGVRVGYLSSGGFGHHVNKSIGMGYVRMDGGLTAEDVMAGDYELEVATERVKAEVSLAPLYDPRMERVKA
- a CDS encoding LacI family DNA-binding transcriptional regulator, whose protein sequence is MTRKRARIGDVIRLTGLSRATIDRVLNARPGVKSSTKSKVEAALKELGYAPDVLTSRVAAQPAGVEVFVPVGPNPFFKVLRDGLEAAIDLFKYTNLTIRFREFDPYDPDTLSGQLRRVKSDIAAVIAVGVEAPEVEAALEALQRRGIKVLTFVSDTPRAKRTAYIGQDNLAAGRTAGRLMLGALGDRTGTLAVMLSNFQFRHFLDRQAGFGQICAALRPGQAVTTTPPFGQDPTRSATIMEDLAQAHPDLAGIYIAGGSQPGGLAAFAQSFDPAPVIIGHEVTPFSREALHSGLFRFVISHDTVDMGRKAIRAVLADELPAFIPSPINIHVAENLP
- a CDS encoding hydroxymethylglutaryl-CoA reductase, degradative, whose amino-acid sequence is MNSKNHHKGKLLSSRIEGLRDLAPQDRLNRVGAAAGLGAADIEALSGAGALDPGTADAMIENVIGAFELPMGVATNFIVNGREVLVPMAVEEPSVVAAASHMAKIARSCGGFTVQSTAPIMRAQIQILELGDVAKARAQLLSQEAALVAQANACDPVLVELGGGCRGIEVHIFETSPIGPMAVLHLLVDVRDAMGANAVNSMAETLAPMVEEITGGKVRLRILSNLADKRLVNARVELPFAALDTKTLNGRDVAQGIVEACTLALIDPYRAATHNKGIMNGIDPVVLATGNDWRAIEAGAHAFAARSGQYRALTTWELADGDTLVGTLEMPMAVGIVGGATRTHPAAQAALRLMNISSAQELGEICAAVGLAQNMAALKALATEGIQKGHMALHARNIAITAGAKGPDVERVARMLVHKGEINVTAAKAILAAG